Proteins encoded by one window of Mycolicibacterium sp. ND9-15:
- a CDS encoding HAD-IB family hydrolase/lysophospholipid acyltransferase family protein has protein sequence MTSANGEPSRRTMRLPGSVAEIQASPQGPQVGAFFDLDGTLVAGFTGVVMTQDRFRRRQMSMGEFIGMVQAGLNHQLGRSEFEDLIGKGARMLRGNSLDAVDELAERLFVQKIVSRIYPEMRELVRAHMARGHTVVLSSSALTVQVEPVARFLGIENVLSNTFEIDEDGLLTGEVTRPIIWGPGKARAVQKFAAEHGVDLSKSYFYADGDEDVALMYLVGNPRPTNPGGKLAAVAAKRGWPVLRFTSRSGANPISQLRTAAGIATMGPIAAGAVGLGLLTRSKRTGVNFFTAAFGRALMSTIGINLNVLGKENLTKQRPAVFLFNHRNQADPLIAGHLVDTNFTSVGKRELEKDPIVGTLGRIMDAAFIDREDPEKAVEGLKKVEDLARKGLSILIAPEGTRLDTTEVGPFKKGPFRIAMSVGIPLVPIVIRNAEVIAARDSSTFNPGTVDVVVYPPIPVDDWNHDNMEDRIAEVRQLYLDTLADWPHDKLPTPELYTRRASSSKKAPAKKKPPAEKPAAGKPAAKKAAAKTAVKKAAPKSAGKGRP, from the coding sequence ATGACTTCGGCAAACGGTGAGCCCTCGCGGCGGACTATGCGGCTGCCGGGGTCGGTCGCCGAGATCCAGGCCAGCCCCCAGGGACCTCAGGTGGGGGCGTTCTTCGACCTCGACGGTACCTTGGTCGCCGGCTTCACCGGTGTGGTGATGACGCAGGACCGATTTCGTCGCCGGCAGATGTCGATGGGGGAGTTCATCGGCATGGTTCAGGCCGGCCTCAACCACCAACTGGGCCGCTCGGAGTTCGAGGACCTGATCGGCAAGGGTGCGCGAATGCTGCGCGGCAACTCGCTCGACGCCGTCGACGAACTCGCCGAGCGGTTGTTCGTCCAGAAGATCGTCAGCCGCATCTACCCCGAGATGCGGGAGTTGGTGCGCGCGCACATGGCCCGGGGCCACACCGTCGTGCTCAGCTCGTCGGCGCTGACGGTCCAGGTGGAGCCCGTCGCGCGGTTTCTCGGCATCGAGAACGTGCTGAGCAACACGTTCGAGATCGACGAAGACGGCTTGCTTACCGGCGAGGTGACCAGACCGATCATCTGGGGGCCCGGTAAGGCCCGGGCGGTGCAGAAGTTCGCCGCCGAGCACGGTGTCGACCTGTCCAAGAGCTACTTCTACGCCGACGGCGACGAGGACGTCGCGCTGATGTACCTAGTCGGTAACCCGCGGCCGACGAACCCCGGAGGCAAGCTCGCCGCGGTCGCCGCCAAGCGCGGCTGGCCCGTGCTGCGCTTCACCAGTCGCAGTGGTGCAAACCCGATTTCGCAACTCCGTACCGCTGCGGGCATCGCGACCATGGGCCCGATCGCGGCTGGGGCAGTCGGGCTGGGCCTGCTGACCCGAAGCAAGCGCACCGGTGTCAACTTCTTCACCGCGGCGTTCGGCCGGGCGCTGATGAGCACGATCGGCATCAACCTCAACGTGCTCGGCAAGGAGAACCTGACCAAGCAGCGGCCCGCGGTGTTCCTGTTCAACCACCGCAACCAGGCCGACCCGTTGATCGCGGGTCATCTGGTGGACACCAATTTCACGTCGGTCGGAAAGAGGGAACTGGAGAAGGATCCCATCGTCGGCACCCTCGGCAGGATCATGGACGCCGCGTTCATCGACCGAGAGGATCCGGAGAAGGCGGTCGAGGGGCTGAAGAAGGTCGAGGATCTGGCCCGCAAGGGGTTGTCGATCCTGATCGCTCCGGAGGGCACGCGGTTGGACACCACCGAGGTCGGACCGTTCAAGAAGGGTCCCTTCCGGATTGCGATGTCAGTCGGTATCCCTCTAGTGCCCATAGTGATTCGCAATGCGGAGGTGATCGCCGCCCGCGATTCGAGCACGTTCAATCCCGGTACGGTCGACGTGGTGGTCTACCCGCCGATACCCGTCGACGACTGGAACCACGACAACATGGAGGACCGCATCGCCGAGGTGCGTCAGCTCTATCTCGACACGTTGGCGGACTGGCCGCACGACAAACTACCCACCCCCGAGCTCTACACCCGCCGCGCGTCCTCGTCGAAGAAGGCGCCCGCCAAGAAGAAGCCGCCCGCCGAGAAGCCCGCGGCCGGCAAACCGGCTGCGAAGAAAGCGGCGGCGAAGACAGCGGTCAAGAAGGCGGCACCGAAATCCGCGGGCAAGGGGCGTCCGTGA